A window from Thalassophryne amazonica chromosome 15, fThaAma1.1, whole genome shotgun sequence encodes these proteins:
- the rrp36 gene encoding ribosomal RNA processing protein 36 homolog, giving the protein MKQQHQRPAAMEMMESSSGDEDSDVEKNYTLISERGEAVEEESGEEEESGQDEHGDVEDTEGGGSASRDVRKELSSMSFEDIMKLQNKVGTKAYNAIAYGNKTRRREQATKRLNKNRPVEISSKKPVPFLCQVVPVKKTTMRDPRFDDLSGEYKPAIFETSYKFINDLRQREKEVVKKELKKMKKNSQRKEKLQSLLKRMENQERVRKSRKEESERELQFKKQQREGAKQGLRPFFIKKSEKKKLQLAEKYQQLKKSGKLDTFLSKKRKRNTRKDRRKLPG; this is encoded by the exons ATGAAGCAGCAGCATCAGAGGCCAGCTGCCATGGAGATGATGGAGAGCAGCAGTGGTGATGAAGACTCTGATGTGGAGAAGAACTACACCCTGATCTCTGAGAGAGGAGAGGCTGTGGAGGAGGAGTCTGGCGAGGAGGAGGAGTCTGGTCAGGACGAGCACGGTGACGTTGAGGACACTGAGGGTGGCGGCAGCGCGAGCAGAGACGTCAGGAAAG AGCTGTCCAGCATGTCCTTTGAAGACATCATGAAGCTGCAGAACAAAGTGGGAACCAAAGCTTACAACGCCATCGCTTACGGCAACAAGACCAGACGCCGCGAGCAGGCGACGAAAAGGCTGAACAAGAACCG GCCCGTGGAGATTTCATCCAAAAAACCTGTTCCTTTCCTCTGTCAGGTTGTTCCTGTAAAGAAAACT actATGAGGGATCCTCGATTCGACGACCTGTCTGGAGAATACAAACCTGCCATATTTGAAACCTCGTATAAATTCATTAATGACCTCAGACAAAGAGAGAAAGAG GTGGTAAAAAAGGAGCtgaagaaaatgaagaaaaacagCCAGAGGAAAGAAAAACTGCAGAGTCTCCTGAAGAGGATG GAAAACCAGGAGCGAGTGAGGAAGAGCCGAAAAGAGGAGAGCGAGCGAGAGCTGCAGTTCAAGAAGCAGCAGAGAGAGGGCGCCAAACAGGGCCTGAGACCCTTCTTCATCAAGAAAT ctgagaaGAAGAAGCTGCAGCTCGCAGAGAAATACCAGCAGCTGAAGAAGAGCGGGAAGCTGGACACGTTTCTCAGCAAGAAGAGGAAGAGGAACACCAGGAAGGACCGCCGGAAGCTGCCCGGATAA